A region of Periophthalmus magnuspinnatus isolate fPerMag1 chromosome 13, fPerMag1.2.pri, whole genome shotgun sequence DNA encodes the following proteins:
- the stard10 gene encoding START domain-containing protein 10 isoform X2, producing the protein MSGQAVTIPDDRAFASFKSECLREDGWNVTHNKGSITVWAQSLEEGKTVHKMKCRMVCKDVSAETMYDVLHDIEYRKKWDTNVIETFDIGKLTVNADVGYYAWKCPKPVRNRDVITLRSWLPIGRDYIIMNYSVKHSKYPPKKNLVRAVSLQTGYMIQSQGPNTCTLTYLAQVDPRGSLPKWLVNKSSHFYAPSAMKKINKACLKYAEWKQRHNPGFKPWLYPEQTTLPSIPLSELSIQRAESLENIDESCLAETQDRGEDSD; encoded by the exons ATGTCCGGACAAGCAGTGACCATCCCAGACGACCGGGCATTTGCCAGCTTCAAGTCTGAGTGTCTGCGTGAGGATGGATGGAACGTGACCCACAATAAGGGGAGCATCACAGTGTGGGCGCAGTCTCTTGAGGAGGGCAAGACTGTCCACAAAATGAAG TGCCGGATGGTGTGCAAGGATGTGTCTGCAGAGACCATGTACGATGTGCTGCATGATAttgaatacagaaaaaaatgggACACCAACGTCATAGAGACCTTTGACATTGGGAAACTCACAGTCAACGCAGATGTTGGCTATTATGCAT GGAAATGTCCGAAGCCTGTTCGAAACCGTGACGTCATCACACTGCGCTCTTGGCTTCCAATCGGGAGAGATTACATCATCATGAACTACTCTGTCAAACACTCT AAATACCCTCCTAAAAAGAATTTGGTTCGAGCTGTTTCCCTGCAGACCGGGTACATGATCCAGAGTCAAGGCCCCAACACCTGCACCCTGACGTACCTGGCCCAGGTTGATCCGCGAG GTTCACTACCCAAGTGGCTGGTCAACAAGTCTTCCCACTTCTATGCTCCTAGT GCAATGaagaaaatcaacaaagcaTGTTTGAAGTATGCAGAATGGAAACAGAGACACAACCCTGGCTTCAAACCCTGGCTCTACCCTGAGCAGACTACATTACCCAGCATTCCCCTGTCGGAACTTAGCATCCAGCGTGCTGAGAGCCTGGAGAATATTGATGAGAGCTGCTTGGCTGAGACccaggacagaggagaagacagTGATTAG
- the stard10 gene encoding START domain-containing protein 10 isoform X1: MLKAMSGQAVTIPDDRAFASFKSECLREDGWNVTHNKGSITVWAQSLEEGKTVHKMKCRMVCKDVSAETMYDVLHDIEYRKKWDTNVIETFDIGKLTVNADVGYYAWKCPKPVRNRDVITLRSWLPIGRDYIIMNYSVKHSKYPPKKNLVRAVSLQTGYMIQSQGPNTCTLTYLAQVDPRGSLPKWLVNKSSHFYAPSAMKKINKACLKYAEWKQRHNPGFKPWLYPEQTTLPSIPLSELSIQRAESLENIDESCLAETQDRGEDSD, from the exons ATG ttAAAAGCCATGTCCGGACAAGCAGTGACCATCCCAGACGACCGGGCATTTGCCAGCTTCAAGTCTGAGTGTCTGCGTGAGGATGGATGGAACGTGACCCACAATAAGGGGAGCATCACAGTGTGGGCGCAGTCTCTTGAGGAGGGCAAGACTGTCCACAAAATGAAG TGCCGGATGGTGTGCAAGGATGTGTCTGCAGAGACCATGTACGATGTGCTGCATGATAttgaatacagaaaaaaatgggACACCAACGTCATAGAGACCTTTGACATTGGGAAACTCACAGTCAACGCAGATGTTGGCTATTATGCAT GGAAATGTCCGAAGCCTGTTCGAAACCGTGACGTCATCACACTGCGCTCTTGGCTTCCAATCGGGAGAGATTACATCATCATGAACTACTCTGTCAAACACTCT AAATACCCTCCTAAAAAGAATTTGGTTCGAGCTGTTTCCCTGCAGACCGGGTACATGATCCAGAGTCAAGGCCCCAACACCTGCACCCTGACGTACCTGGCCCAGGTTGATCCGCGAG GTTCACTACCCAAGTGGCTGGTCAACAAGTCTTCCCACTTCTATGCTCCTAGT GCAATGaagaaaatcaacaaagcaTGTTTGAAGTATGCAGAATGGAAACAGAGACACAACCCTGGCTTCAAACCCTGGCTCTACCCTGAGCAGACTACATTACCCAGCATTCCCCTGTCGGAACTTAGCATCCAGCGTGCTGAGAGCCTGGAGAATATTGATGAGAGCTGCTTGGCTGAGACccaggacagaggagaagacagTGATTAG